The DNA segment CGGCGGCGGCTGCCCAGGTGCTTGCGGTAGCGCTTCCGGTCGCGTCGCAGGCCGCTGACCGCGGTGAGCAGGTCGGCGTCGACGACGCCGGCGGCCACCTCCGGCTCCAGCAGCGCGCGGGTCCAGCCCCGCTCGGTCGTCGCCGCGTGACGCAGGACGAAGAACAGCACCGCGAGCTCGACCGGCAGCAGCACCAGCCACGGCAACACGACCGCGAGCCAGTCCACCCCACCGGCCAGCGCCCCGGCGTCGTCCCAGCTGAAGTGGAAGAACATCGCGACCAGGCAGGCCAGTACGCCCCGCCCGAACTTCCGGTCCTCCGGCACCCGGCCCAGCACCCACATGACGCCCGCGCAGAAGATCGCGCTGAACAGCGCGTGCGACACGATCCCGGCCACCCCGCGCAGCGCGAACACCGACAGCGTCGAGCTCAGCTGGTCGGCGCCGAACGTCGAGGTCGCGTTGTTGTAGACGTAGAGCACGTCCTCGAAGACCTGGAACCCCAGGCCGATGTACGCGCCGATGATGAAACCGTCGTACGCGCTGCGGACCAGGCGCGGGGCGAGCCCGATCAGCAGGATCAGCCCGAGGCCCTTGCTCCACTCCTCGTTGATCGGCGCGGTCAGCCCGGCTCCCCAGTCCGACGCGGTGGCCGGCCCGAGCACCTTCGACCAGACCTCCAGCAGCGCGTCGTTGGCCGGCAGCGCGATCCAGAACGTCGCCGCGACCCCGCCCCAGACGAAGCCGGTCGCCAGTAGGCCGCCCGGCTGGGCCGTGTACCGGTTGTGGTGCCGCAGGAGCAGCAGCCACGGCCCCAGGTAGATCGCGAACAGCACGATTCCGCTGGTGAGGGCCGCGCTGTACGGGCCGACGGCCGGGGCGAAGAACTTGAACAGGCCGACCGCGCCCGCTCCGACGCCGATCAGGTACACCCAGAACGCCGGGTTGGTGAGCTGCACGAACCGGTACGGCGTGCCCCAGCCCGACTCCTCGATCGCCGAGAGCTGCGCCCCGCTCATCGCGCGGCCTCCGGGGTGATGCTGCTGAGCAGCGCGTCGATCTGATCCCGGTACCGCTCGAACTGCCCGGGCGCAGTCCTGACGACGACCAGCAGCGCCGGGGCCGCGTCGGCATCCGTACCTGTGGCCAGCTTGAACGCCGCCCGGAGGCCGTCGCCGCTCGGCCCGCTCTCGCTCTCGACCACGCCGACCAGCCCGGCCGCGGTCGTGTACGAGGTCCGCTGGCCGCTCACCGCGGACGTCCGGTCGGAGACGCTCGCCACCTGATCGAGGAACGCGGACGCGCTGCCGTCGAACCGCGCGCCCTGCAGGTGGATCACCGCGCCGGCCTTGGCCAGCGTGATGCTGCTGCTGGTCGGGCTGGTGCCGGAGTTCCCGGCTCCGACGAGCGCGCCGTCCTCGAGTTGCCAGCCGACCGGCGGCACCGCGGTCGCCCCGTCGCCGAGGTCGAGCACGTCACCGGCCCGGGTCGGGTCGTTCCACGGGATCACCGCGTTCAGCGCCTGCGTCCCGTAGATGAGCACCAGCGCGACGCCCAGCACGAACAGCGCCGGCCGGAACCGGCGCCGGTCGAACCCGAAGAGCCGGTGCTCGACCGGCACCCAGCCGTCGGGCGGGGCCGCGGTCACGAGAAGAACGCGTCGTAGCTCCGCCGGATGACGTCCGGCGCGAAGCGCTTGTCCCAGGTCTCGCGGGCCGCCGCCGACAGCTTCCGGTTCGTCTCCGGCTCGGCCGCTCGGGCCAGCAGCGCCGCGAGCTCCTCCGGCGTCGAGCCGATCAGGCAGCCGTTGTCTTCGCCGACCTCGGTGCCCTGCACGCCGTAGGGGGTGGCGACGACCGGCAACGACCGGGACAGCGCCTCGAGCACCTTGATCTTGATTCCGCTGCCCACCCGGAGCACCGACAGCAGGGCCGAGCAGCTGGCCAGCGTCTCGCCCAGGTCGTCCACCCAGCCGACGAACTTGACGTGCTCGCCCCAGGCCGCCGCCTCCGGCACCCCGACCTCGGTGCCCTTGCCGATCACGAGCAGCTCGAAGTCGGGCAGTGCGGCCAGCACCTGTTCCCGACAGTTGTTCAGGAACCAGGCCAGCCCGTCGGCGTTCGGCGCGTAGTCGAGGCCGCCGAGGAACGCGAACCGCGACCCGGCCGGGGCCCGGTCGTGCAGCGGCACCTCGGGCAGCATCGGCAGCAGCGTGTGGATGTCGGTGCGCCCGGTGAACCCGCGGAGCCGGTTCGTCTCCTCGTCGTTGACCAGCAGCGTGGCGTCGAACTCGGCCGGCTGGTTGCGCTCGGACGCGCCGACCAGCCGCGACTCCAGGCGCAGCAGCGGACGGTAGACCGACTTGCGCGACAGCAGCGGCCGGGCCGGGGCGGGCAGCATCTTGTGGAACTCGCCGAGCGGGTTGACCTGCCGGTTGCTCGGGCCGTTCATCTCGCGCAGCATCGTCTTGTACCGCTCCGAGAACAGGTCGTCCTCGTAGAGCACGCGTCGCCGCCGGGGCACCCCGGCCGCGTACTGGCCGGTGCGGATCGTGTCCCAGACCTCGAGGTCGGCGTCGATCGACGTCAGCAGCTCGGCGATCTCCTTGGCGATCCGGGGCGCGTAGACCGCGGCCTCCTGGATCGACGTGTGCGGCCCGCCGGCGACCCGCGTCACCAACGACCGGACCTGCTCGGACGCCCGCGGCTTGGCCACGACGTGCATCCGGTACCGGGTCGGGCGGATCTCGACGTCGGGCTTGGCGATCAGGATCAGATCGACGTTGTCGTCCCCGAGCATGTCGCAGAGGTAGTCGAGGATGCCGCCCATGACCACGCGCTTACCGTACGAACGTGGTTCTGGTTCGGTCGTGGTGATATACACCGCTCGCCTGACCTGGGCGGATTCCGCCATCGGCTCCCCCTCGCTACAGCCTGCGGCCGCCTCGCGGGACATCTAACCTTGTCTGTGGGTCCGCTACGTTACGGCCCCGGCCAGTACTCCAGAGGGCCAGATGCCGATCATCGCTCGAACAGAATCCCGACAACGGATACTGCTCAGGACGACACTGGCGCGAAACCCCGCGACTTGAAAGTGTAGGTAGCCTCGGCCAGGGCCGAAGCATTCGTCAATTCCTCCGTATCAGCGTCCGGGGAGCACAGTGGTATCCACGATCGCGGGACTCGTCGCGGCGGGGATCGTCGGTGCGGCTCTCGTCGCTTTTGCCCTGCTTCGGCCGACGATCATCCTCGTCTTAGCCGTCACGCTGGACGCGACCGGTCTCAACGGCGTCCTCGTGACCAACGGTCTCCCGAGCCCGTTCAAGCCGATGCTGGGGCTCGTCCTGCTCGCGCTGTTCGTGCTCTGGCGGCAGGGCAAGCTCAAGGTCGGCTGGTCCCCGGTGCTGACCGCTCTGCTGATCCTGGTGGCGGCCTGGTTCGTGACGATGTTCAACTCCGCCGACCCGGCGACGAGCTGGACGCTGTTCATGGACTACGCGAACGGCCTGCTGTACTTCGTGGTCATCTACGCGCTGCTCTGCTCGACCGGTTCGTGGAAGGCGATGCTGTCGGGCGCCGTCGCCGGCCTGGCGGTCATCGCCGCGCTGACCCTCGTCCACCAGTTCGTGCTGCACAACGCCGGGGACCTCCACGGGCTGAGCAACGTGCCGCTGACGTTGGAAGACGGTGCGTTGACCCCGAGGCACTCGGGCACCGCCGGCGACGTCAACTTCTGGGCCCGCACGCTCGTGCTGGTGACGCCGCTGGCGCTGAGCCTGTGGGCGATCAACCGCGGCCTGACCAAGCTGTTCTGGGTCGGCTGCGCGCTCGCGCTGCTCGGCGGCATCTTCCTGACCCAGTCGCGGGGCGGCTTCCTCGCGGTGATGCCGGCGATCGCGCTCTGGTTCGTGATGGCCGGCCCGAAGCACCGTCGGATGCTCGCCTACGCGCCGCTGCTGCTCATCGTCGCGATCCCGATCAGCGGCGTCGGCAGTCGATTGGCGACGCTGGCCGACGTCGGGGCGTCGTCGAACATCGCGGCGGCCGACCCGTCGCTGGTCACCCGGGCCCGGCTGCAGGAAGCGGCCTGGCGGATGTTCCTCGACAGCCCGGCCTTCGGGCACGGGATGGGGACGTACGGCTCGTTGTTCCCGCAGTACGACCGCTACTCCAACCAGGGCGATCCGGTCACGATCGTGGTCGCCGCGCACAACTTCTACCTGGAGCAGGCCGCCGACGGCGGGCTGGTGCTGCTCGCGGCCTGGGCGATCTTCTTCGGCTCGATCCTGTTCGTGTCGTGGCGGGTCTCGAACCTCGCCCGGTCGATCGGGCGGCGCACCGAGCACGTCCTGGCCGTCGGTGTCGCGTCCGGTCTGGTCGGCTGGCTCGGCGCGAGCGTGTTCCTGCACCTGTCGGACTTCCGCGTGCTGCTGATGCTCGCCGCGACGGCGGCGGCGCTCGACGTCCGCGTCCGCTGGGCGGTGGCCTCGGCGCCGGACTCCGCGTTCGTGCAGATCCCGCGGGCGAAGAGCCCGGTCGACGTCCGGAAGTGGGCGCCGCGGGTGCTGCTGCCCGCGGCCGGCCTGGTCGCGCTGCTCGCGGCCGCGCTGGTCGTGAAGGCGATCCCGACGACGTACACGGCGACGACCGACGCCCAGATCACGCCGTCGTCGGCCGCCAACGACTGGTTGACGTCCTACCAGCGTGACCTGCTCACGCGCGGGTGGCTGGTGCCGTCGATGACGTACGTCGCCAGCGCGCCCGACTTCGAGAGCGTCGTGGCCAGGCGGGCCGGTCTGACCCAGGAGCAGGCCGACCACATGTCGGTGACGATGGAGGTCTCCCGCCAGGGCGGGGCGATCACGATCACCGCGAACGCGCGCGACGAGACCGTGGCCGAGAACCTCGCGGTGGCGGCCGGTCTGGTGATCGCCGACGACATCAAGACGCTGCGCACGCCGTACGTGCTGCAGCAGCCGCGCCGGCCGTCGGCGGTGCCGACGCATCCCGGGATGGTGGCCGGTCTCGGTGCGGCCGCGTTCGCGCTGGTGCTCGCGACGGCCGCGGCCGTGGCGCGCCGCCGCCCCGCGGACGAGGTCGAGGAGATCGACGAATACGAAGACGACCGGGAGCTCGTCGGAGTTTAGGCCGTGCTTCAAAGGCCAGCAGCCCGCCGTGGCCGAGGCCCAGACGACGACCGGCCGCGTTGTCGGCCTTCCCGGATACAACAGCGGTATCCGGAAAGACCTCCGCCTTGCCGGTCGCCGCCTGGCCCACGCCCACGACGGCCTGAACCTTTGAAACATGGCCTAGTGATGGTACTGGTGGACGACCGCGTGGCCCTTGCCGCGGCCGATCATCCAGTAGTTCACCGGCGTCGTGACGACGAACGCGACGACCAGCGAGAACGCCAGTGAGGCCCAGAAGAGCAGGCTGGTGAGGCCGGCGTCCATGGCGCCGGGCACGGCGACGACCACCGCGTTGTCGATGATCTCCATGACCGTGATCGACACGGTGTCGGCCGCGAGCGCGACCCCGAACGCCTGCCGGAACGTCAGCCCGGCCTTCAGGACGCCCCGCATCGTCAGGCCGTAGCCGAACACGAACGCGAGCACGATCGACAGCACCACGGTGGCCGCGTTGTGCAAGCCCAGCGCGGTGCCGATCACCATGCCCAGCACCTCACCGATCGCACACCCGGTGAGGCAGTGCAGCGTGGCCTGCGCGGCCATCGACCAAGTGGTTTTCACGGGCTCCAACATACCCCCATGGGGTATAGCGTCAAGTTTTCCTGAGAAGCTGTCCGGATGAACGTTCTGACCTCCCACGTCGACGCCGGGTACGCGCCCGGAGGCGTCACGGTGGTGAGCCGGCGCGGCGAGGTGGACGTCGACGCGGTCGGCTTCGCCGACCTGGAGCGCAGTGCACCGTTCCGGGCGGACGCGATCGTCCGCATCGGGGCGATGACGATGCCGATCGTCGCGGCGGCCGCGCTGATGCTGGCCGAGGAGGACCGCCTCGGCCTCGACGACCCGGTGGATCTCTGGTTGCCCGAGCTCGGCAACCCGCGGGTCCTACGGTCCCTCGAGGCCGATGTGGACGACACGGAGCCGGCGAAGACCCCGATCACGCTTCGCCACCTGCTGACCAATACGTGGGGGTTCGGGCTGTTCTTCGGGGGCGGCCCCTCGCCGCTACGCCGGGCGGCCAACGAGCTGCGGGTGCTCAACGGGCCGCCGATCCCGGAGAACTCCGACAGCCCGGACGAGTGGCTCCGCCGGGTCGGCTCGCTGCCGCTGCTGCACCAGCCGGGTGAAGGCTGGACGTACGGCCTGGGCGCGGACGTGCTGGGAATTCTGCTCTCCCGGGCGTCCGGACGGTCGTTGGAGCAGTTGTTGTCCGAGCGGATCTTCGACCCGCTCGGGATGGTGGACACCGGCTTCGCCGTGCCGGCGGAGAAGCTCGACCGGGTGCCACCGGCGTACGCGCCGGACCCGCGCAGCGGGGACCTGCACGTGTACGACCCCGGGGCGTGGGGCAGCGAGTGGCGGGAGCGGCCGACGTACCCGTCGGCGGCCGGCGGGCTGGTCTCGACGGCGTCGGACCTGCTGGCGTTCGGGCAGCTGCTGCTCGGCGGGGGACGTTTCGGCGGGGAGTGGCTGCTGACCCGGGCGTCGGTGTCGGCGATGACCACCAACCAGGTCACGGTGCCGGTCCCGCGTTTCCTGGAGGGGTACGGCTGGGGCTTCGGGCTGGCGGTCGCCCCGTCCGGGCGGTTCGGCTGGGACGGTGGGCTCGGAACGTCACTGTGGGTGGAACCGGCGACCGAGACGATCGGCATCCTGTTGACCCAGCGCTCGGGCATGCCGCTGCGCTCCGAGCTGTACCGGGACTTCTGGAATGAGCTCTCTCACCAGGCGGTTTAGCGATTTCGGGCTTAGACTGCGGTGATGACCACCGTGCCGCGCAGAACCGAGACCGACGTGCGCGGTGAGTGACACCGCGCGCCTCGACGCGCTGAGTCGCACCGGGCTGGACGCGGCCGCGGACCCGATGTTCGACCGGTTCGCCGAGATGGTGCGCACCGTCCTGGGCGTGCCGGTGGCGCTGGTCTCGC comes from the Cryptosporangium phraense genome and includes:
- a CDS encoding PrsW family intramembrane metalloprotease, with product MSGAQLSAIEESGWGTPYRFVQLTNPAFWVYLIGVGAGAVGLFKFFAPAVGPYSAALTSGIVLFAIYLGPWLLLLRHHNRYTAQPGGLLATGFVWGGVAATFWIALPANDALLEVWSKVLGPATASDWGAGLTAPINEEWSKGLGLILLIGLAPRLVRSAYDGFIIGAYIGLGFQVFEDVLYVYNNATSTFGADQLSSTLSVFALRGVAGIVSHALFSAIFCAGVMWVLGRVPEDRKFGRGVLACLVAMFFHFSWDDAGALAGGVDWLAVVLPWLVLLPVELAVLFFVLRHAATTERGWTRALLEPEVAAGVVDADLLTAVSGLRRDRKRYRKHLGSRRRARHLIEAAGDLAHEIATARGEDTPRVQHARAELLRLREA
- a CDS encoding glycosyltransferase, whose product is MGGILDYLCDMLGDDNVDLILIAKPDVEIRPTRYRMHVVAKPRASEQVRSLVTRVAGGPHTSIQEAAVYAPRIAKEIAELLTSIDADLEVWDTIRTGQYAAGVPRRRRVLYEDDLFSERYKTMLREMNGPSNRQVNPLGEFHKMLPAPARPLLSRKSVYRPLLRLESRLVGASERNQPAEFDATLLVNDEETNRLRGFTGRTDIHTLLPMLPEVPLHDRAPAGSRFAFLGGLDYAPNADGLAWFLNNCREQVLAALPDFELLVIGKGTEVGVPEAAAWGEHVKFVGWVDDLGETLASCSALLSVLRVGSGIKIKVLEALSRSLPVVATPYGVQGTEVGEDNGCLIGSTPEELAALLARAAEPETNRKLSAAARETWDKRFAPDVIRRSYDAFFS
- a CDS encoding O-antigen ligase family protein, which gives rise to MVSTIAGLVAAGIVGAALVAFALLRPTIILVLAVTLDATGLNGVLVTNGLPSPFKPMLGLVLLALFVLWRQGKLKVGWSPVLTALLILVAAWFVTMFNSADPATSWTLFMDYANGLLYFVVIYALLCSTGSWKAMLSGAVAGLAVIAALTLVHQFVLHNAGDLHGLSNVPLTLEDGALTPRHSGTAGDVNFWARTLVLVTPLALSLWAINRGLTKLFWVGCALALLGGIFLTQSRGGFLAVMPAIALWFVMAGPKHRRMLAYAPLLLIVAIPISGVGSRLATLADVGASSNIAAADPSLVTRARLQEAAWRMFLDSPAFGHGMGTYGSLFPQYDRYSNQGDPVTIVVAAHNFYLEQAADGGLVLLAAWAIFFGSILFVSWRVSNLARSIGRRTEHVLAVGVASGLVGWLGASVFLHLSDFRVLLMLAATAAALDVRVRWAVASAPDSAFVQIPRAKSPVDVRKWAPRVLLPAAGLVALLAAALVVKAIPTTYTATTDAQITPSSAANDWLTSYQRDLLTRGWLVPSMTYVASAPDFESVVARRAGLTQEQADHMSVTMEVSRQGGAITITANARDETVAENLAVAAGLVIADDIKTLRTPYVLQQPRRPSAVPTHPGMVAGLGAAAFALVLATAAAVARRRPADEVEEIDEYEDDRELVGV
- a CDS encoding DUF4396 domain-containing protein, with the translated sequence MLEPVKTTWSMAAQATLHCLTGCAIGEVLGMVIGTALGLHNAATVVLSIVLAFVFGYGLTMRGVLKAGLTFRQAFGVALAADTVSITVMEIIDNAVVVAVPGAMDAGLTSLLFWASLAFSLVVAFVVTTPVNYWMIGRGKGHAVVHQYHH
- a CDS encoding serine hydrolase domain-containing protein, giving the protein MNVLTSHVDAGYAPGGVTVVSRRGEVDVDAVGFADLERSAPFRADAIVRIGAMTMPIVAAAALMLAEEDRLGLDDPVDLWLPELGNPRVLRSLEADVDDTEPAKTPITLRHLLTNTWGFGLFFGGGPSPLRRAANELRVLNGPPIPENSDSPDEWLRRVGSLPLLHQPGEGWTYGLGADVLGILLSRASGRSLEQLLSERIFDPLGMVDTGFAVPAEKLDRVPPAYAPDPRSGDLHVYDPGAWGSEWRERPTYPSAAGGLVSTASDLLAFGQLLLGGGRFGGEWLLTRASVSAMTTNQVTVPVPRFLEGYGWGFGLAVAPSGRFGWDGGLGTSLWVEPATETIGILLTQRSGMPLRSELYRDFWNELSHQAV